One Oryza brachyantha chromosome 3, ObraRS2, whole genome shotgun sequence DNA segment encodes these proteins:
- the LOC102719570 gene encoding protochlorophyllide-dependent translocon component 52, chloroplastic-like isoform X2 has product MAPVSLHLLHRARPSLPFRDGGGRPASTTGLLPWRRQYWSYTSARMRLSMPVSAVAAETPPLPRADDDETSAPADEEEEKFDWLDQWYPVAPVCDLDRRAPNGKMVLGLRVVAWHDGGEWRVVDDVCPHRLAPLSEGRVDGKGRLQCAYHGWCFDGHGACQFIPQAPALGPPVHKNSRACVASYPSVVQNNILWFYPRSEPEHSDVLQRKRPPYFPELDDPSFKAVYGVRDLPYGYELLVENLMDPAHVPYAHRGLFPEDRKLDDPGRVEFDQERGGPFKMKIENASIHGFHSNLDEDWGYFKFVAPCTLVGSPFRIRPVDHQGEEKKQQPEVTLVFFCVPVAPGRSRYIWANGLYVGRWFNITPRWWYHSITNTVLDSDTYLLHIEVLVACEAVHELQLGTEGDEGSGGHLAGGVVHRHWVPRCHQGDDRHGGCSDGCGRSVVRCLPLDHQLHREDLLFPGLCSC; this is encoded by the exons ATGGCTCCCGTCTCCCTCCACCTGCTCCACCGCGCGCGACCTTCGCTTCCCTTCCGCGACGGTGGTGGAAGGCCGGCCAGCACAACCGGGCTACTGCCATGGCGCCGGCAGTACTGGAGCTACACCAGTGCGCGGATGAGGCTGTCGATGCCGGTGTCGGCCGTGGCAGCCGagacgccgccgctcccgcgggccgacgacgacgagacgtcggcgccggcggacgaggaggaggagaagttCGACTGGCTGGACCAGTGGTACCCGGTGGCGCCGGTGTGCGACCTCGACCGGCGCGCGCCCAACGGGAAGATGGTGTTGGGACTCCGCGTCGTTGCCtggcacgacggcggcgagtggCGCGTCGTGGACGACGTGTGCCCGcaccgcctcgcgccgctctCCGAGGGCCGCGTCGACGGCAAGGGCCGCCTCCAGTGCGCCTACCATGGCTGGTGCTTCGACGGCCACGGCGCCTGCCAGTTCATCCCCCAGGCCCCCGCCCTCGGCCCACCC GTGCACAAGAACAGCAGGGCGTGTGTGGCGTCGTACCCGAGCGTGGTGCAGAACAACATCCTGTGGTTCTACCCGAGGTCGGAGCCGGAGCACAGCGACGTGCTGCAGAGGAAGCGGCCGCCGTACTTCCCAGAGCTCGATGATCCATCCTTTAAGGCCGTCTATGGCGTCAGGGACCTCCCATACGG ATACGAGCTGCTGGTGGAGAACCTCATGGACCCTGCTCACGTCCCCTACGCGCACAGGGGGCTCTTCCCTGAGGATCGCAAGTTGGACGATCCAGGCAG AGTTGAGTTCGATCAAGAACGCGGTGGCCCGTTCAAGATGAAGATAGAGAACGCCAGCATCCACGGGTTCCATTCCAACCTCGACGAGGACTGGGGCTACTTCAAGTTTGTTGCGCCTTGCACCCTCGTGGGCTCCCCGTTTCGCATCAGACCCGTG GATCACCAGGGTGaggagaagaagcagcagcctGAGGTGACATTGGTGTTCTTCTGCGTCCCAGTGGCTCCAGGAAGGAGCAGGTACATCTGGGCGAACGGATTATACGTCGGTCGCTGGTTCAACATTACTCCTCGCTGGTGGTACCACAGTATTACGAACACAGTCTTGGATTCAGATACGTACCTCCTTCATATTGAG GTACTGGTCGCATGTGAAGCAGTGCACGAGCTGCAGCTCGGCACTGAAGGGGATGAGGGCTCTGGAGGCCATCTTGCAGGTGGCGTCGTTCACCGTCATTGGGTTCCTCGCTGCCACCAAGGGGACGATCGTCATGGCGGCTGTTCAGATGGCTGCGGCCGTTCTGTTGTTCGCTGCCTCCCGCTGGATCACCAACTTCATCGAGAAGACCTTCTATTTCCAGGACTATGTTCATGCTGA
- the LOC102719570 gene encoding protochlorophyllide-dependent translocon component 52, chloroplastic-like isoform X1, with product MAPVSLHLLHRARPSLPFRDGGGRPASTTGLLPWRRQYWSYTSARMRLSMPVSAVAAETPPLPRADDDETSAPADEEEEKFDWLDQWYPVAPVCDLDRRAPNGKMVLGLRVVAWHDGGEWRVVDDVCPHRLAPLSEGRVDGKGRLQCAYHGWCFDGHGACQFIPQAPALGPPVHKNSRACVASYPSVVQNNILWFYPRSEPEHSDVLQRKRPPYFPELDDPSFKAVYGVRDLPYGYELLVENLMDPAHVPYAHRGLFPEDRKLDDPGRVEFDQERGGPFKMKIENASIHGFHSNLDEDWGYFKFVAPCTLVGSPFRIRPVDHQGEEKKQQPEVTLVFFCVPVAPGRSRYIWANGLYVGRWFNITPRWWYHSITNTVLDSDTYLLHIEERNFAKVGIENWHKACYVPTSSDNLIIAYRNWFRKYCNHEIGWATPTVNQLVPPTRTRVELLERYWSHVKQCTSCSSALKGMRALEAILQVASFTVIGFLAATKGTIVMAAVQMAAAVLLFAASRWITNFIEKTFYFQDYVHADK from the exons ATGGCTCCCGTCTCCCTCCACCTGCTCCACCGCGCGCGACCTTCGCTTCCCTTCCGCGACGGTGGTGGAAGGCCGGCCAGCACAACCGGGCTACTGCCATGGCGCCGGCAGTACTGGAGCTACACCAGTGCGCGGATGAGGCTGTCGATGCCGGTGTCGGCCGTGGCAGCCGagacgccgccgctcccgcgggccgacgacgacgagacgtcggcgccggcggacgaggaggaggagaagttCGACTGGCTGGACCAGTGGTACCCGGTGGCGCCGGTGTGCGACCTCGACCGGCGCGCGCCCAACGGGAAGATGGTGTTGGGACTCCGCGTCGTTGCCtggcacgacggcggcgagtggCGCGTCGTGGACGACGTGTGCCCGcaccgcctcgcgccgctctCCGAGGGCCGCGTCGACGGCAAGGGCCGCCTCCAGTGCGCCTACCATGGCTGGTGCTTCGACGGCCACGGCGCCTGCCAGTTCATCCCCCAGGCCCCCGCCCTCGGCCCACCC GTGCACAAGAACAGCAGGGCGTGTGTGGCGTCGTACCCGAGCGTGGTGCAGAACAACATCCTGTGGTTCTACCCGAGGTCGGAGCCGGAGCACAGCGACGTGCTGCAGAGGAAGCGGCCGCCGTACTTCCCAGAGCTCGATGATCCATCCTTTAAGGCCGTCTATGGCGTCAGGGACCTCCCATACGG ATACGAGCTGCTGGTGGAGAACCTCATGGACCCTGCTCACGTCCCCTACGCGCACAGGGGGCTCTTCCCTGAGGATCGCAAGTTGGACGATCCAGGCAG AGTTGAGTTCGATCAAGAACGCGGTGGCCCGTTCAAGATGAAGATAGAGAACGCCAGCATCCACGGGTTCCATTCCAACCTCGACGAGGACTGGGGCTACTTCAAGTTTGTTGCGCCTTGCACCCTCGTGGGCTCCCCGTTTCGCATCAGACCCGTG GATCACCAGGGTGaggagaagaagcagcagcctGAGGTGACATTGGTGTTCTTCTGCGTCCCAGTGGCTCCAGGAAGGAGCAGGTACATCTGGGCGAACGGATTATACGTCGGTCGCTGGTTCAACATTACTCCTCGCTGGTGGTACCACAGTATTACGAACACAGTCTTGGATTCAGATACGTACCTCCTTCATATTGAG GAGCGCAATTTCGCTAAGGTCGGCATTGAAAACTGGCACAAAGCTTGCTATGTGCCCACATCATCTGACAACTTGATCATCGCCTACAGAAACTGGTTCAGAAAATACTGCAACCATGAGATTGGGTGGGCAACCCCAACAGTTAATCAGCTAGTGCCACCAACTCGTACCAGAGTTGAGCTCTTGGAGAG GTACTGGTCGCATGTGAAGCAGTGCACGAGCTGCAGCTCGGCACTGAAGGGGATGAGGGCTCTGGAGGCCATCTTGCAGGTGGCGTCGTTCACCGTCATTGGGTTCCTCGCTGCCACCAAGGGGACGATCGTCATGGCGGCTGTTCAGATGGCTGCGGCCGTTCTGTTGTTCGCTGCCTCCCGCTGGATCACCAACTTCATCGAGAAGACCTTCTATTTCCAGGACTATGTTCATGCTGACAAGTGA
- the LOC102704507 gene encoding protochlorophyllide-dependent translocon component 52, chloroplastic-like, with protein MDGQANMYQVVRRSSSSQRQPRAIHLQIFKKRAQAACANARAVSVPRRRRDCAARPSTAAVAAAAPRRQRISRGIAARRLRTSVPAMATETPPAEEEVTGTGTSSAEEERFDWLDHWYPVAPVCDLDPRAPHGKTVLGLRIVAWFDRTAGDAGEWRVLDDVCPHRLAPLSEGRVDGKGRLQCAYHGWCFDGRGACQFIPQAPALGPPMLHKSSKACVASYPCVVQNSILWFYPRSEPEHSDVLQRKRPPYIPELDDPSFVGGYGVRDLPYGYDVLLENLNDPAHVPYAHKGLMRIGKKEDPGRVEFDEEGGGPIRMKIEEANIDGFRSLQEKGYFKFVAPCTFYGSPFRTEAEDGQGKKKQPPTVMLVFLSIPVAPGRSRLIWSFPRNFGVWMDRIIPRWYYHIGQNTVLDSDIYMLHIEERNFAAAGLDNWQKACYVPTSSDTMIIAFRNWFRKYCKNQVGWATQTANQLPPTPTKDQLMERYWSHVMQCTSCSAALKGMRALEVALQVASVAVVGFLAVAKGALVTSVAHRAAVVAAAVMCFAASRWLADFIEKTFYFQDYVHAYK; from the exons ATGGATGGGCAGGCGAACATGTACCAAGTTGTTCGGAGATCATCGAGCAGCCAGCGGCAGCCACGCGCGATTCACCTTCAAATATTCAAGAAACGCGCGCAAGCTGCATGTGCCAACGCGCGCGCCGTTTCagtgcctcgccgccgccgcgactgTGCCGCGCGGCCGAGCActgccgccgtcgcggcggcggcaccgcggcggcagcggatcAGCCGCGGCATTGCTGCCCGGCGGCTGCGGACGTCGGTCCCGGCCATGGCGACCgagacgccgccggcggaggaagaggtgacggggacggggacgtcGTCGGCTGAGGAGGAGCGGTTCGACTGGCTCGACCATTGGTACCCGGTGGCCCCGGTCTGCGACCTTGACCCGCGCGCGCCGCACGGGAAGACGGTGCTGGGCCTCCGCATTGTCGCTTGGTTTGACcgcaccgccggcgacgccggcgagtgGCGCGTGCTGGACGACGTGTGCCCGcaccgcctcgcgccgctctCCGAGGGACGCGTCGACGGCAAGGGCCGCCTCCAGTGCGCCTACCATGGCTGGTGCttcgacggccgcggcgcctGCCAGTTCATCCCCCAGGCCCCTGCGCTCGGCCCCCCT ATGTTGCACAAGAGCAGCAAGGCGTGCGTGGCGTCGTACCCGTGCGTGGTGCAGAACAGCATCCTGTGGTTCTACCCGAGGTCGGAGCCGGAGCACAGCGACGTGCTGCAGCGGAAGCGGCCGCCGTACATCCCGGAGCTCGACGACCCGTCCTTCGTCGGCGGCTACGGCGTCAGGGACCTCCCCTACGG GTACGACGTGTTGCTGGAGAACCTCAACGACCCTGCTCACGTCCCCTACGCGCACAAGGGCTTGATGCGTATCGGCAAGAAGGAAGATCCAGGCAG AGTTGAGTTCgacgaggaaggcggcggcccgATCAGGATGAAGATAGAGGAGGCCAACATCGACGGCTTCCGGTCACTGCAGGAGAAGGGCTACTTCAAGTTCGTCGCGCCGTGCACGTTCTACGGCTCGCCGTTTCGCACCGAAGCGGAG GATGGTCAAGGCAAGAAGAAGCAGCCGCCGACGGTGATGCTGGTGTTCTTGTCCATCCCGGTTGCTCCGGGAAGGAGCAGGCTGATCTGGTCTTTCCCGCGGAATTTCGGCGTCTGGATGGACAGGATCATACCACGGTGGTACTACCACATCGGGCAGAATACCGTCTTGGATTCAGACATCTACATGCTTCACATTGAG GAGCGTAATTTTGCTGCAGCCGGCCTTGATAACTGGCAGAAAGCTTGCTATGTGCCCACATCATCTGACACCATGATCATCGCCTTCAGAAACTGGTTCAGAAAGTACTGCAAGAATCAAGTTGGCTGGGCAACCCAAACAGCTAATCAGCTGCCACCAACTCCAACCAAAGATCAGCTCATGGAGAG GTACTGGTCGCATGTGATGCAGTGCACGAGCTGCAGCGCTGCACTGAAGGGGATGAGGGCGCTGGAGGTTGCCCTGCAGGTGGCgtcggtcgccgtcgtcgggttcctcgccgtcgccaaggGGGCGCTTGTCACGTCGGTTGCCCACAGAGCCGCCGTCGTGGCTGCGGCCGTGATGTGCTTCGCCGCCTCCCGCTGGCTCGCCGACTTCATCGAGAAGACCTTCTATTTCCAGGACTACGTCCATGCTTACAAGTGA